GCGAAGCGGCGGCCTCCGCCGCCGGGCCGGGTGCCGAGTCACTCACCCACGCCGACAGGCCCGTCAACACACCACGGGCCACGGGCGGTGAGAGGCGGGCCGTCGAAGCCGCGGCCTCGGTCGCGGGGCGGGACGCCGAGGCGGTGAGCCCGGTCGGCGAGCTCTCCGTCGGAGTCCGGCCGGGGCCGGTCCACGGCGACAGACGCGCCAGTACTCCCCGCCGCGCGGGCGAGGAGGAAGCGGCTCCCGCTGCTGGGCCGGTCTTCGAGCCGCGAGGCGACGCCGCGCGGGTCGCCGTCGCTCCCAGCAGGACGTCCAGCGTTCTCGCCGCGCCCATCGCGACCGGGCCCGCCGCCGTGTGCTTGAGGCGGAGGTCGTACGCCCAGACCGTCGCCGCCAGGGCCGTGCTCAGGGCGAGGGCCGGGCGGCCCGCGCGGGAGGCCAGCAACAGGCCGGTGGCCGTGAGGCCGCCCGCCGCCGCCAGTGCGGCATTCGGGGTGATGCGGCCCGAGGGGATCGGGCGGTGCGGGCGCTCCACGGCGTCCTCGTCGCGGTCCGCCCAGTCGTTGAGCGCCATCCCCGCCTCGTACAGGCAGAGCGACGCCCCGACGGCGAGCGCGGTACCGCGGTTGGGCCGGACCCCGGCGGACGCCGCGCCGGCCAGGGCGTCGCCCGGGACCGTGAACAGCGCGGACACCCGCAGGAGTTCGGCCCAGGCGCGCAGGCTCACTTGCTCTCCTTCAGGCGCTCGGCGAAGGAGAGCAGCGCGTCGAACTGTTCGGCGAGCGCGGCGGGTCCGCCGTCCGGGTCCTTGAAGTAGAAGCCCAGCTCGGGCAGCGGCCCGCTCAGCCCGGCCTCGTGGGCGCGGGCGACCAGCCGGGCCAGGTCCAGGACGAGCGGCGCGGCGAGCGCCGAGTCGCAGCCCTGCCAGATGGTCTGGAGGATCATGCGGGAGCCGAGGAACCCGTCGAAGGCGATGTGGTCCCAGGCGGTCTTCCACTCGCCGAGCGCGGGCACGTCGTCGATGTGCACCTCGCCCTCGGGCGCGATCCCGAGCGTGTCGGCGAGGACCCGCTCCTTGCCCGCGTTCTTGGCGGCGGCAGCCGCCGGGTCGGCCAGCGCCGCTCCGTCCCCGCCGCCCAGCAGGTTGGTGCCCGACCAGGCCCTGACGTCGAGGGCGCGCTGGACGAACATCGGGGCGAGCACGGAACGGAGCAGCGTCTGGCCTGTCTTGCCGTCGCGGCCGGCGTGGGGAAGTCCGCTGGCCTGGACGGCGTCCGCGAGGGCCGCGCTCCGCAGCCCGGTCGACGGAGTGAAGTTCACGTAGGAGCAGCCCGCCCTGAGCGCGGCGGCGGCGTAGAGGGAGCTGGCGGGCAGCCGCGGGTCGTCGGCGGCGGGCTCGGGCTCGGTGGAGGAGACGTTGACGACGACGGCGCGTACGACGCCGGTGCGCCGGATGAAGGCGGTGATGTCGTCGGCGAACGCGGCTATCAGTTCGTCGTCGTCGCGGGTGTCGCCGGGCATCGGTCCGCCGATGCGGATCTCCGCGTCGGCCGCTTCGAGTTCGGCGGCGATCGT
This window of the Streptomyces niveus genome carries:
- a CDS encoding inositol-3-phosphate synthase, translating into MTTNDSTAGRTGVWFVGARGSVATTAVAGCAAVTAGLHPATGMVAETPPFADSGLPALSSLVFGGHDTASCPLPKRAEALTAAGVLPHGLPNTIAAELEAADAEIRIGGPMPGDTRDDDELIAAFADDITAFIRRTGVVRAVVVNVSSTEPEPAADDPRLPASSLYAAAALRAGCSYVNFTPSTGLRSAALADAVQASGLPHAGRDGKTGQTLLRSVLAPMFVQRALDVRAWSGTNLLGGGDGAALADPAAAAAKNAGKERVLADTLGIAPEGEVHIDDVPALGEWKTAWDHIAFDGFLGSRMILQTIWQGCDSALAAPLVLDLARLVARAHEAGLSGPLPELGFYFKDPDGGPAALAEQFDALLSFAERLKESK